One genomic segment of Gammaproteobacteria bacterium includes these proteins:
- a CDS encoding DUF1285 domain-containing protein, whose product MPHLDPDPDTLAAQLNSRSLPPVDRWNPPLLGDMDLRIARDGVWRHEGIQIQRENLVRLFASILRRDEDGQYYLVTPVEKWRIRVDDAPFLAIRLDATGTGAHQCLTFTTNVGDVVTAGPDHPLNVEYRVSGGEPAPYLHIRGRLRALLSRAVFVELAELGEEQSIAGDRIYGVWSQGQFFSLGRLNDET is encoded by the coding sequence ATGCCCCACCTTGATCCTGATCCCGACACGCTAGCGGCTCAACTAAACTCTCGCTCTCTGCCGCCCGTCGATCGCTGGAACCCTCCCCTGCTTGGCGATATGGACCTGCGCATCGCCCGCGATGGCGTCTGGCGTCACGAAGGCATCCAAATTCAGCGTGAAAACCTGGTTCGCCTGTTTGCCTCGATCCTGCGCCGGGATGAGGATGGACAATATTATCTGGTAACGCCCGTTGAAAAATGGCGGATCCGGGTCGATGACGCGCCATTCCTCGCTATTCGGCTGGACGCAACCGGGACTGGCGCTCATCAGTGCCTGACGTTCACCACGAATGTGGGCGATGTCGTGACCGCTGGCCCGGACCATCCACTCAACGTCGAATACCGCGTTTCCGGTGGCGAACCCGCGCCTTATCTCCATATCCGCGGCCGGCTGCGCGCACTGTTAAGTCGGGCGGTTTTTGTCGAATTGGCGGAATTAGGCGAAGAACAGTCCATTGCTGGCGATCGTATTTATGGAGTCTGGAGTCAGGGGCAATTCTTCAGCCTTGGCCGATTGAATGACGAAACCTGA
- a CDS encoding transglycosylase SLT domain-containing protein, producing the protein MLMPATTLAQSPEMVRSDESIDVATAVEAEDTAASSTAASPAEQRKITRLSGHIQREYQVSENKAKNIVREAIRNAEQHQLDPELILAVIAVESTFKERAVSRVGARGLMQVMPGSHTRKVREIGGSQQLFDPAKNIRVGSRILVNYLNIDSGNLRRALLRYNGSLGSRSSFPDRVIRIYRDLKRITVEG; encoded by the coding sequence ATGCTCATGCCCGCCACAACGCTGGCTCAATCGCCGGAGATGGTCCGTAGCGATGAGTCCATTGATGTCGCTACGGCCGTGGAAGCGGAAGACACCGCCGCCAGCTCCACTGCCGCCTCGCCCGCTGAGCAGCGGAAAATCACCCGTCTCTCCGGGCATATTCAACGCGAGTATCAGGTTTCTGAAAACAAGGCTAAAAATATCGTGCGCGAAGCGATTCGTAACGCTGAACAGCACCAGTTGGACCCGGAACTGATCCTGGCCGTCATCGCGGTCGAATCCACGTTCAAGGAGCGAGCGGTCAGCCGGGTTGGCGCTCGTGGTTTGATGCAGGTCATGCCCGGCTCACACACCCGCAAAGTCAGGGAAATTGGTGGTTCTCAACAGTTATTCGATCCGGCCAAGAATATCCGCGTCGGTTCGCGGATTCTGGTGAATTACCTTAACATCGATTCCGGCAATCTGCGCCGGGCGTTGCTGCGCTATAACGGAAGCTTGGGTTCGCGCTCGTCATTCCCAGACCGAGTCATCCGCATCTACCGTGATCTAAAGCGGATTACGGTCGAAGGCTGA
- a CDS encoding cob(I)yrinic acid a,c-diamide adenosyltransferase: MGNRLSKIYTRTGDQGTTGLGDGGRVAKDCPRIEAIGAVDELNCAIGRVLAHDLRGPVRDCLQDVQHRLFDLGGELSIPGYQAVKDEDVAALEMMLNSFNEQLPSLKEFILPGGGRGAADCHIARAICRRAERRVVSLAREETINEPARVYLNRLSDLLFVLCRVIVRDEGGLEVLWRNPGRS; the protein is encoded by the coding sequence ATGGGCAATCGACTTTCCAAAATCTATACCCGAACCGGTGATCAGGGCACAACCGGGCTGGGCGACGGCGGCCGGGTAGCCAAGGACTGCCCGCGCATCGAAGCGATTGGCGCGGTGGATGAGTTAAACTGCGCCATTGGACGGGTGTTGGCGCATGACTTGCGAGGACCGGTGCGCGATTGCTTGCAGGACGTTCAGCACCGGTTGTTTGACCTGGGTGGCGAGCTGAGCATTCCCGGCTATCAAGCCGTGAAGGATGAGGATGTGGCTGCACTGGAAATGATGTTAAACAGCTTCAACGAACAACTTCCTTCCTTAAAGGAATTTATTCTGCCCGGCGGCGGACGGGGAGCTGCAGATTGCCATATCGCAAGGGCCATCTGCCGGCGCGCTGAACGACGGGTCGTTTCACTGGCGCGTGAAGAAACGATCAATGAACCGGCCCGGGTTTACCTGAACCGGTTATCAGACCTGCTATTCGTGCTGTGCCGGGTCATTGTCCGCGACGAAGGCGGTCTCGAAGTGCTATGGCGCAATCCTGGCCGGAGCTAA